The region ATGACtctgccattcattttctatgagtGTGGTCTAAACTCATCATACTCCCTCCAGCATGAATTACAGCCCCAACGCTCATATCCCAGTCATCAATAGAATCAGgcaatatcattaaaaaaatgttcgaGGGTCAATATTTTTTCTAGGCTGAACCAAAAAGAAAGAGATATCATCAAAAAATCACGACAAATCACTGAATCACGCTGGAGCGAGTATGATGAGTTTGTATTGAGAAgatttgccccatatttaggaaacggctacactgacggtgattttaattCCCACACACATAATTTTACCATTGAATCCAAATAaaatcaactgaaacaagcTTGACATTTCCCAACTCAAGTCCATTCCGAACTAGACAGTACGGCTGCTTTGACCATTTAAATTTGAAATACCACACTATCTTTCTCCGCCGGAAGTGATTAAAGGTTTATAGTGACGTCTCCGGAAGTTGCGGGGAAATTCGTCCCAATTTCCAAAACAAATCTTTGGAGTTGGAGTCGAATTATATTCGATAGTGATTTGCAGTTAACTCTTAAAAATGTTAAGAATAAATTGATGTTTTGACGGGTAAAATTACAAGAGTTTGTTGGTAATTACATCAGTGGTGTAGCGATTAAAAGCTAAAATGGCTTATTACTGTATTGATGTTCAGAAGCAGTTGCAGTCTATTTTGGATACGTTGACAAAAGGTGCTGTGGCTGAGATAGGTAAATTTATTGAAGATGGTTCCGCTGTTCTGCGTTTGGAAATTATTCATCGTCAGAAGGAGAACGAAACGCTGAAGATGAAATTGCAGGACacggagagagagctggagactGCCCGTGAGCACAGAAGGAAAGCAGAAGAGTTTAATGATGTATTTAGAATGAGGTACTGTTTACCGACGGAGGAGGAAGACCGACGGTGTATCCTGGTAGAACAAGTAAGAGATATTTAAGTTAAAACTCTTAATAGAAGTTTAAAAACGCCTTGCTcagattacatttcattattaacTCGCGTTAATCTAAGTTAATGTTGCAATGTTCGCATATGctacatacatatttcatatgttaCATCTGTTTACGATGTAGCCTACTTGTTTTAAAGCTGGGGTTTTGGCAATATTTAGTGAAATTCTATTCACATTCCGGCAGCTAGCTATAAACCAACTGCTCGCTACCTGTAGCTAACACATCCAACTCTCAGCCAGGAGACGGGCTTACCTGTCTCTCAAAATTGGCCACAGCAACTTCGAACCAGTGGGACAATGACCCTAAAGCAACACTCGAGTGATGTAAGGGAAACTTTTAAATGTCTTGGAATGGTCTAGTCAAAacccagacctcaatccaattgccAATCTGTGGTGTGATTTTAAGATTGCTGTACACCAGCGGAACCCATCCAAATTGAAGGAGCTGGAGCAAAATCCAAGTGGCTAGATAGGCCAAGTTTATAGAGACATCCCCGAAGATACTTgcagctgtaattgctgcaaaAGGTGGCTCTTCAAAGTATTGATTTAGAATAGTTATGCATGCTCAAGTTTTCagttttgtcttatttgttgtttgtttcacgATAAACAATATTTAGCATCTTCAAAGTGGTAGGCATGTTGTGTAAATCAAATGATACAAACCTCCCAAAAATCAATTTTAGGCAACAAAATAGGAAAAATGCCATATCAATGTGAATACTTTCGCAAGGCACCGTATAATACAACTACCACTATTATTACAGTAGCTATTTCCtgttttaatctctctctctctctctctctctctctctctctctctctctctctctctctctctctctctcagagcagtGAACTCCTCTCTGAATCAGTCATTAAGAAGGAAAGAGTGGAGGATCAGGAGAACAGCCTTGGCAGTGATTGGAGGGAGGACATTTTAGGTAATTTGGAAACTCTACCTAGAAATCAGCCCAGCCTGCTCGCAACCCCAGGGGGGATGGTGTTGGACGTGGAGCCctttaaacaggaagtgggcatgCGGCCTGTGTGGCCTGAGGAGACAGGGTCAGGAATAGGCCCCTCCCACCAGGGGGGCCCCCTGAGGCCGTGCCCGGGGAGGGTGGGGCCCCTGACTCTGCAGAACTCCGCCAGAAAGCGCCAGAACTCCTTAGCAAGCGAGACTCTGGCAGGCCACTCACACGCCACAGAGAGACCGTTCCTCTGCTCCTACTGCGGGAAGAGCTTCTCCTGGAAAACATCGCTGACGAGACACCTGCACAACCACGTGCAGGGGAGACCATTCAGCTGCGCCACCTGTGGGAAGGGTTTCTCCAGAAAGTGCCATCTGCAGATTCACCAGAGGACTCACACTGGAGAGAGACCATACCGCTGCAAATACTGTGGGAAGGACTACAAGCAGGACAGTAATCTTATCATTCACCTGAGGAGCCACACCGGAGAGAGACCGTACAGTTGTACTGAATGTGGGAAGTGTTTCCATCGTCTCGATATTCTTAAAACTCATCAGAGGATTCACACGCGGGTTCAAAAGTGTGTTTGACTCAGTTCCTCTGCTAATTG is a window of Conger conger chromosome 1, fConCon1.1, whole genome shotgun sequence DNA encoding:
- the LOC133134588 gene encoding zinc finger protein 182-like — translated: MAYYCIDVQKQLQSILDTLTKGAVAEIGKFIEDGSAVLRLEIIHRQKENETLKMKLQDTERELETAREHRRKAEEFNDVFRMRYCLPTEEEDRRCILVEQSSELLSESVIKKERVEDQENSLGSDWREDILGNLETLPRNQPSLLATPGGMVLDVEPFKQEVGMRPVWPEETGSGIGPSHQGGPLRPCPGRVGPLTLQNSARKRQNSLASETLAGHSHATERPFLCSYCGKSFSWKTSLTRHLHNHVQGRPFSCATCGKGFSRKCHLQIHQRTHTGERPYRCKYCGKDYKQDSNLIIHLRSHTGERPYSCTECGKCFHRLDILKTHQRIHTRVQKCV